From Lujinxingia vulgaris:
GGTCGGCCGGCAAGATTCCGCCGATGCCCTCCCGCGCCATCAAACGGAAAAGCAGCGTCGGGTAGGTCAGCTGATGCTTGCTCGCCAGGTGCCACCCACCGCGGGTGCCGTGGCTCACTTTCAGCTGCGCGTTGGGCGCCACAAAGAAGAGCAGCGGGTGCACCGCAAGCTCCATCTTCTCGCTCAACCCGTAGCGCAGAGGCCCGAAAAGCCCCACCTCCCAACGCCCCACCTCACTCAACAGGGCTGTATCACCCACAAACGCCCGACCCGTTGCGTTGGCCTCATTGCCCTCTTCGGACGCAACCTCGGCTTCGGCCTCGGCCTCAACCTCAACTTCGGCCTCAACGCCCGGCGCCTCCTGCGCGCTGGCCAGCGCCGGCATCAGCAACATCAAGAGCGCGCCCATCCCTATCCATCGCTTCGCCATCATCGCTCCTCCAGCGCAAAGCGCACGGTGATCGGCGCGTGATCCGAGAGCGGCATCGTCTCCATGCCGCCGCTGGCGGCGTCCTGATGCGTCAGCCCCGAGCCCGGCACGAAGGTGCCGTTGGTGAAGAGGTAGTCGAGCTTGCGATTCCAGAAGGTTCCGCCCTGGGTGGAGTGGGTAAAGTATGGCGCGTTGTCAGCCTGGTAGTCTTCCAGCGGAATCGCCGGGGTGTAATCCTCGTAATACGCCGTCAGCGCGTCTTCTTCGGCGCGGAAATCGTCGGCCTGAAAATCCTCCGACTCACATACCGAATCGACAAAGTCGTTCTGCTGCACACTTCCGGGCGGGAGCGTGTTCAGATCGCCGCCGGCCACAAAGACGCCGCCGGCGCGGTCGATGCGGTCGAGCTCATCTTTAAACAGATCGATCTGCAGCTCTTTGGTGCCATCCTGCGCAAAGGCGTCGGTGTGCACGTTGAGCACGTGCAGATCGCCGTACTCGGGCACCTCCACGATCGAGGTGAGGATATGACGTTTTAAATAAAAGTAATTGGTCAGCGCGTCGTTGGTGCTGATCTGCGGCATGGCGATGCGCTGGGCGTCGCGGATCGGGTATTTTGAGAAGATCGCGTTCCCCATGTTCACGCGCCCGATGCCGTCGGTGGGCACGTGGTGGGCGCGCCACTGCGAGGCAAACACCGCGTAGTTGAGCTCGGTATTATCGAGGATCCACTGCACCTGGTCGACGTAGGCCACGCGTTTGGAGTCGATGTCGACCTCCTGCACCAGGAGCACATCGGGGTC
This genomic window contains:
- a CDS encoding endonuclease/exonuclease/phosphatase family protein, which produces MRVVLTQALATALWGCDPFNASFDEVEDAQYYEAQELIATEPPTGELVVMDWNIKFGGARIDFWFDCHGDRVLMEEDEVLENMEGLASKIRQVDPDVLLVQEVDIDSKRVAYVDQVQWILDNTELNYAVFASQWRAHHVPTDGIGRVNMGNAIFSKYPIRDAQRIAMPQISTNDALTNYFYLKRHILTSIVEVPEYGDLHVLNVHTDAFAQDGTKELQIDLFKDELDRIDRAGGVFVAGGDLNTLPPGSVQQNDFVDSVCESEDFQADDFRAEEDALTAYYEDYTPAIPLEDYQADNAPYFTHSTQGGTFWNRKLDYLFTNGTFVPGSGLTHQDAASGGMETMPLSDHAPITVRFALEER